The DNA window TCTAAGATTCGAGAACCACATAAACGCATTTTTCATCAATGACAAAGGAAAAAATTTCATCTTCAAATTTTCATCATTAGATAGATTCCCAATCTCGACCAAATAACGAGAAACATGTTCAGTTGTCAATTCTCCAACTTCTCCAGCAAATTTCGTagttattttcgaatttttcacCCCTCTTGGCACTTCGGCCATTTGAACTACTTGGGGAAAAGCAGACATAAAATGTGGCTGATTCATAAAACCAACATTTAATCCAACCCGATTTAAAACTTCTTCTACAATTCGGGTGACCTGATAGTGATCACCACACAATCCATGTAAAACATTATCAACATTCTTTTGTCGATGAACTATGCGAGGATTTTCTCGATTTGGGATATGattttcattttgaaaaatattttccatCCCTTCATTAGTTCCTCGAACATTATGCCTCTCGCCTTCATCATAATCAACAATTTGAGCAATCCTCTCGACTTGTCTAGTAAGACGCTCAAATCTCGATTCATGATCGGCCATCATAGGATTGAGGATTGTAGTCATTTGCCGAGTCAATAAATTAACCAAATCATGATGACTCTCCTCCACTTGTTGTCGATATACTGCCATCGAATTGGTAGCATTCGAAGTGGAGTCCACATGATATTCACGAGAATATTCAGAGTGTTGTTATTGGTTTTGCATATTATTCACTCCATTGGTATTCCCAAAGCGGATAGGTGGCATAAATCCACCCACCGGCGGGGTATAACCAGCAGAAAGACCATAAGGGGGCCAACCAGCGGTTAATGGAGGTTAATACGATGGCGCAGGGTCACGTGGACGAGTATTACGTCCAACATTTCTAGTCTGAATAGTCATGACAACTATGCTTTCAGTTCCGATTGCACCTTCCGAACGTGAAGACACGTCGGCTTGTTGCATGGATACTGGTATGCTATCATTGATGGACGAACCACCATTCACATTTGATAATTCATCAGTCATGTGAATGATCTTCCCACTTTGTAATCGCATACaccaagaaatttgtggaaaaCCACTATTTTGACACACTTCGGTTTAAAACTGTCCCACTGGACATGCCAATttgttttgtcaatttttagcaaatcgatggTGGTTCGATTCTAATGGTCTGGGAGTGATACCAACTCCTCTGTGCGAGTACCAGTTTTCTAGAAGTGCATCAAAGCGTCTTCGATTAGACAAGTTTTgacaataagaaataaaataaatttgcaaAAATTAATAAGTACAGTTCAGAAATTGAAGTtcttaaaaaaactaaataaattatgaaaaggaAGAGTtgcttgaaaattaaaagaaagcaataacaatgatttaaattaaattgaaagacTAATTAAACAGAATGAAGTGCAGAAAGATTAAATAGACAAAGGAAATACCAAACATTGGAAGAATAAACTTAATTGAAATGTTAAATTTTacagaaaaagaaatgaattgaaaaagaaggtggaaggaaccctacagaaaGTGTAACTCGATCGCAAACTCAGGGAATCGCTGAGATGTGAGAATGCTTAGAGTGTTTTTTCTGAGTGAAAGTTCCAACTCCTATCCCTTACTGCTTCACAGTATTTATAGACTATCTTACATAACGGTTAacttaattacaattaattacaattaaacaaaaaattacaaatttgaaCTACAATCACTCTTGGTAACCGCTCCCATTGAGTGATTGTAgatatttctaatattttcctCGTGTGATAAAAGCCACAAATTTTTCCGCTTCCATCAACATTCGAACGGCTCTTTCAAAAACTCTTCCTGATTCTTCGAATCGAGACTCCTACTCGATTTGGCTTTGTCCGATTAGCACGTCAATCGAAGCCTAAGAATAGAACCGATTACTTTCATTCTTCATCTCGAACCTAAACCTTCTCAAAAAGGTCACACAACTTGTTTCGATTCAATTTATTTGTATCGAAAATATTTTCGATCAATAGCTGGCGTCTttgacaaccactttctacaaTTGTCACCCCCGCCGGTCACCACCTCCAGCTACCATCAGCCACTCACCATCGCACACCTTAAGttctaaattttaaacattaaattctaaactcttattaaattctgaatttttttattaatataaatataaaaaaatattttaatcatctAAATACGCACcatgtaaaaatattattgctaAAATACGCGTGACCAATTCATGTGAAACCCTACGAAATAAATTTTGTCGTTATTTTAGATATAGCGCCTACAAAATAACACCAGACATGTTAGAGTCATTGATGAGTTATTTGTAAAATAGGAGGACGTCATTTCTGCTTCATCGTCCACGAAATGGAGGAAATGGGGAGTTTCATTTCTCCCTCATCATCCACAAAAGTGGAAGACTATATTTCTAACAAAAAATGTttggtaacaaaaaaataagttaaaaacagtcataacttattttatttaacatttattgaTTGTTACgataattaataaatgctaaataagataaatttagaCTGTTTTTTTGTCCCTGAACATTACCGATCTCCAACCTATTGGTGAACTACCATTCACTGAAGTGTGTGACAAACACGATAGTGAAGAAACACATGTAGACTTTATGCAAAGGAGTATTTAATGTTACAATAATAATGTGTATGTATTTCCAAAGCAGCATGCGTTTGTTGCAATGT is part of the Arachis duranensis cultivar V14167 chromosome 1, aradu.V14167.gnm2.J7QH, whole genome shotgun sequence genome and encodes:
- the LOC107485019 gene encoding uncharacterized protein LOC107485019, encoding MAVYRQQVEESHHDLVNLLTRQMTTILNPMMADHESRFERLTRQVERIAQIVDYDEGERHNVRGTNEGMENIFQNENHIPNRENPRIVHRQKNVDNVLHGLCGDHYQVTRIVEEVLNRVGLNVGFMNQPHFMSAFPQVVQMAEVPRGVKNSKITTKFAGEVGELTTEHVSRYLVEIGNLSNDENLKMKFFPLSLMKNAFMWFSNLRSNSIKTWNQLETTFHTQFYRGEMNVAVTDLVALKREDGETIDDYLIRFKNARSRCYMTLPENEIVKIATMGLGFYMPRKLLNVHIPDLAHLAEKV